Within the Stenotrophomonas maltophilia genome, the region GATACCCGTGCCGGCCTGCAGGAATTCGACCGCAGCCTGTTCGGCCACATCCGCTACGGCATTTCCAACGCCGTGCGCTCGTTCTGGTTCGGCCTGACCGGCGCCCGCTTCGGTGCCGCCCCGGGCGATGCCTACACCCGCCGTTATTTCCGCAAGCTGGACCGCTATTCGGCCAATCTGGCGCTGATGGCCGACATCTCGATGATGACGCTCGGCGGCAAGCTGAAGTTCAAGGAATCGCTGTCCGGCCGCCTGGGCGATGTGCTGAGCCACATCTACATGACCAGCGCCATGCTCAAGCGCTACCACGATGAGGGCGCACCGCAGGCCGACCAGCCGCTGCTGGCCTGGGCCTTCCATGACAGCGTGCACAAGATCGAAGAATCGCTGTCGGCCGCCCTGCGCAACTTCCCGATCCGTCCGATCGGCTGGCTGATGTGGGCACTGATCTTCCCGCTGGGCCGCCGCGCCGAAGCACCGGGTGATCGCCTGAGCCGTCGCGTCGCCGCTCTGCTGATGGCGCCGAACGAAGCGCGCGACCGCCTGGCACAGGGTGTGTTCCTGACCCCGTGCGAGAACAACCCGGGCGGCCGCATCAACAGCTATCTGGCCAAGGCCATCATGGCCGAGCCGGTGGAGCGCAAGTTCCTGAAGGCGCTGAAGAGCAAGGGCATCGAGGCGCTGGACTTCCAGAGCCAGCTGGACGAAGCCGTGGCCGAAGGTGTGATCACCCAGGACGAGCGCACGCTGCTGGAAGAGCTGCGCACGCTGACCCTGGACACCATCACCGTGGACGACTTCGACACTCACGAACTGCGCGCGGCCAGCTACTACGACCGCCAGCACAAGGACCCGCACTCGCAGGCCGCCTGATCGCCCGCGACACGCGTTGCCTCGACGGCGGGCCTCGGCCCGCCGTCGCTTTATCCGCCCAACGGAATCCCACCATGTCCACGCCCCTGCTCTCGCTCTACAACCGCCTGCAGCGCTGGCCTGCCGGCACCTGGCTGTTCTCGCGCGCGGTGTGCTTCAAGGCGCCCTACTTCGCCAGCATCGCGCCGCGCATCACCCGCCTGGAAAACGGCCGCTGCGAAGGTACGCTGGCGGACCGACGCAGGGTGCACAACCACATCGGCACGGTGCACGCGATCGCGATGTGCAATCTGGCCGAACTGACGGCCGGGCTGATGGTTGATGCATCACTGCCGAAGGGCATGCGCTGGATCCCCAAGGGCATGCAGGTGCAGTACCTGGCCAAGGCACGCGGCACGCTGCAGGCGGTGGCACTGCCGGCGCAGCCGATCGTGGTCGCGGCCCAGGGCTATGCGCTGCCGGTGACGGTGAGCGTGCGCGACCGTGCAGGGACCGAAGTGTTCAGCGCGGTCATCGACATGTGGATGTCGCCGGCCAAGTGAGGTTTCGGCCAACGGCGCAGCCCCTCGTGGGTTGGTCGCGGCATGCGGTTATCGGTTGGGCCGGATGGGTCGAGCCAGGCGGGGACGCCGTGAACCCATCCCTGGGGGCTTAGCCGCGCCATCCATGGCGCGGATACCCCGCCCGGCCCGACCCATCCGGCCTCTGACAGATCTGTGCGGCGTCCAACCCACGCAGAAGAAAAAAGAAGAGCAGAAGCAAAAGCGGCCCATCGGTCGCTTTTGCTGTTGCTGTTGCTGTTTGCTCTTTTTTTTCTTCTCCGTGGGCTGGACGCCCGCGGAAACTGTCAGGGGCCGGGCGGGTTGGGTTCGCGGGGGTGTCCGCGGCATGGATGCCGCGGCCAAGCCTACAGGGACGTACTTGCGGCGTCCCCCGCGAACCCAACCTGCCTGGCCAAACCCATGACACGCTCTACGCGGCCAACCCACGAGGGGCTGCGCCGTTGGCCGGAACTCACACCAGCGCGCGCAGCATCAGCGCCAGGATCGCCGGCAGCGCCTGGATCATGAAGATCCGGCGGCTCACGCTGTAGGCGCCATAGCACCCCGCCACGACCACGCAGGCCAGCGAGAACGTCACCAGCACCGGCTGTGCCATCACCAGCCCCGCCACGATGCCGGCCGCCAGGAAGCCGTTGTACAGCCCCTGGTTGGCCGCCAGCACCTGTGTGGTCTGCGCCTTCTCTGGCGTGTTGCGGAACGTCTTCAGCCCCAGTGGCCGCGTCCACAGGAACATCTCCAGCACCAGGAAGTACACATGCAGTGCGGCAACCAGCAGCGTCAGCAGCAACGCGATCCATGACATCGTGGGTTCTCCTCAAATGGGGGGCGACCTCAACGGTCGCGGGGCAGCTTCTTCTCTTCGCGCAGCACGCCGAACGCGGCCAGCGTCATGAACGCGGCCACCGCGACGCCTCCGATGAACACCACGTGCGAACCGAACAATGCCAGTCCCTTGTGCACCCAGGTGAAGCTCAGGTCGGCCCCACGATAGACCACCGTGTCGATGGCCGCACCGGCCTTGTAGCGCCATTGACGGTCGACACGGGTATAGATCGTCTCGCGTGCCGGCTTGGCCAGGGCGAACTCGCTGGCCCGGGTCATCACCTGCACCACCGCCACCATCAGCGGCATCGGCGACGCCGCCAGCACCGAGAAGCCGATCAGGATCGCGAAGCCGGGAATCAACAGCGCCGGAGCGATGCCGTGGCGCGACAGCAGCCAGCGGGTCAGGCCCAGCTGCATCAGCAGGGCCAGCGCGTTCACCGCCAGATCGATGCGCGAGAAAAATGCGGTGCTCGCCGCAGGGTCGGTGAACGACGCGCGCACGATGCTGGCCTGCTGGTTGTACAGCAGCGTTCCCACGCCGACGCCAAACACCACCATGATGGCCAGCCAGCGCAGCAGGGGCTCGCGCGCGATCAGCTTCAGGCCATCAAGCACGCTGCCGCCCATCGGCTGCTCGCCGGAGACCAGTTGCTGCTCGCGTTCACGCAGCACCGCCCAGTGCCGCAGGCGCCAGATGCACAGCAGGCACACGATCAGGAAGCCGGCCGAGACCAGCATCAGGTTGGCGATACCCACCCGCTGCACCAGCGCACTGGTGATGATCGGGCCGAGGAACGCGCCGAGCGTGCCGGCCGCGCCGATGTAGCCGTAGTACGCACGGGCCTGCACGTTGGAGAACACATCCGCCATGAAGCTCCAGAACACGGCGACGGCGAACAGGTTGAACACCATGACCCAGAAGAAGAAGGCCATGCCCCGCCCCGGCACGCCACTGTCGAACAGTGCGTAGAAGCCCAGCAGGGTCGCGATGAAGAAGCCATACACGGCCGGCAGGAATACCCGCCGCGGAAAGCGGCTGACCAGCCAGCCATAGACCGGCTGCAGCACCAGCATGATCACGAACACGCAGGAAAACAGGAACTGCAGGACGAAATCCTTCAGTGCGATGCCGTGGCTGGCGAACCAGGCGATCAGCACCGGCGGGAACACCGTCTCCAGGTCGGCCGAAGCCGCCATCGCCTCGCGTACCGGTCGCAGCACGTAGTAGCCGCTCAGCAGGCAGAAGAAGTAGAGGAACGACCACCACAGTGCCGGGGACTCGCGCAGCGCTGCCAGCAGCCCGCGCAACGGCCTCCCGTCCTGCACCGAACTCATGCGGCGCCCCACGCCAGCAGGCAGCGGTTGGACAGCGGCATGGCAGGCTCCGGGGGGCGGCAAAGCGCGTACGTTAGCCAATGCACTGCAACATCGCCAGCGCGGCACGCAGGTGGCGCCGCAGGGGACTCGCACGGGCGACCGCCGACACGTTCGGATACACAATCCGGCAGCGTCAAAATTCCAACTTTTTCAACGAGATGCGCATTCATCTTCGCTTTGTTTGTGCACAGGCGAAAAGCGGCGCTAGAATCGCCATCAGCAGTCGCGCACGGGTCCAACCGATGAAAAAGAACAGCCTGCGTCGTCCGATCCGTTCGGCGGCCACCGGTTTGCTGGGCATGCTGATGCCCGTTGCCTTGTCCACCACCGCGCAGACCCCGCCGGCCTTGCCGCCGATGCCGGCCAACATCGAGTCCGCGGCCGCACCGGCCGTCGCGCATACCCAGCCGGCCGCTTACCGTACCGGCCTGACGCCGCAGGTGCAGGCGCCCGCCCCCGGCTTCAACGTTGCCAACATCGAATCGATGGCGCAGCAGCTCACCTATGGCGAGCGCGTGCCGGGCATGGCGGTGGCGATCGTGCAGGGTGGACGCGTGCTGAGTGCGCGCGGTTACGGCGTCACCGACGTCAACAATCCGCTGCCGGTCGATGCCCATACCGTGTTCCGGCTGGCCTCGCTGTCCAAGGCCTTCGCGGGCACCATGGCCGGCCTGCTGGTCAATGACGGCACGCTGCGCTGGGACAGCAAGGTCACCGACTATGTGCCCGGCTTCCGCCTCAACTCGCCGGAAGCCACCGAGCGTCTGACCGTCGCCGACGTGCTCAGCCACCGCGTCGGCCTGCCCTACAACGCCTACGACCGTGACATCGAAGGCAACGCCGAGTACTACGCACTGACCCAGAAGCTGGCCAACACCAGCCTCAAGTGCCTGCCAGGCGACTGCTACGCCTACCAGAACGTGGCCTTCAGCCTGATCGGCGACGTCGTCTACGCCGCCTCCGGCAGCTTCTACGAGCAGGCGGTCGAGCGCCGCATCTTCAAGCCGCTGGGCATGAACGATGCCAGCCTCGGCCTGGCCGGCATCCAGGCCAGTTCGCGGTGGGCACGTCCGCATGTGCGCAGCCGTAATGGCTGGGTGTCGCTGACGCCGAAGCCGACCTACTACCGGGTCGCGCCGGCGGCCGGCGTCAACGCCAGTGCCAGCGACATGGCACAGTGGCTGCTGGCCCACACCGGTCATCGCCCCGACGTGCTGCCGGCACCGCTGCTGGCCACCCTGCATTCGAGCCTGATCAACACGCCGGGCGAAATGCGGTCGGGCTGGCGCCGCGAGCGTCTGCATTCGGCCGGCTACGCGCTCGGCTGGCGCACCTTCGATTACGCCGGTCATGACGTGGTGTTCCACGCCGGCGCCGTGCAGGGCTACCGTGGCCTTGTCGCTCTGGTCCCGGAGCGTGATCTCGGCATCGCGATCATGTGGAACGGCGAAAGCGGCCTGCCCAGCGGCCTGCTGCCGACCGTGCTCGACTCCGCGCTTGGCCTTCCCTCGCAACGCTGGCTGGACGTGGATACCGACTTCGGCAGCGACAACCTGATGGCCGAGGGCGCAAGCCCGGCGCAGCAGGACAAGCGCAAGGGCAAGGGTGCATCCAGCAACCGCGCGGTCGCCTCGCCGCGCTGAACCGGCACTCCCTGGCATCACCGGAAGGGCGGCCCATCGGTCGCCCTTTTTTTTGCGGGCTGCAGGCAGGGGATAAAAAAACCCCCTCCTCGCTGGGCAGCCGAGGAAGGGGTTTCAGGGTACGGCTATCGGGAAGTACTTAGATCAGCGGCGCCGGGGTTGCCGGCAGAGCGACCGGAGCGGCCTTCTTCTTGCGGGCGGCCGGCTTGCGCTTGGCGACCTTCTTCGCTGCCTTCTTCGGGGCAGCCTTCTTGGTCGCCTTCTTGGCCGCCTTCTTCGCAACCTTCTTTACGGCCTTCTTGGTCGCCTTCTTGGCGACCTTCTTGGCCGGCTTGCGGGCAGTGGTCTTCTTGGCGGCCTTCTTTGCAGTCTTCTTCGCTGCCTTCTTGGCGACCTTCTTCACTGCCTTCTTCGCGGTCTTCTTCGCCGGCTTCTTGGCTACCTTCTTTGCCGCCTTCTTCACTGCCTTCTTCGCAGTGGTCTTCTTGGCGACCTTCTTCGCAGCCTTCTTCACCGCCTTCTTGGCGGTCGCCTTCTTTGCGACCTTCTTCACTGCCTTCTTGGCAGCGGCCTTCTTAGCGACCTTCTTCACCGCCTTCTTGGCGGCGGGCTTTTTCTTCGCAGCTTTCTTGGTTGCCATGGGATGGCTCCTCGTCAGTGATAGGGAGTTGAAACGCCCAGGTGGATCAAACCCGCGGATGCTGCGTGCGGGGACCGCCGGCGCGTCAGGCGCGCCGTTACGGATGCGGCAATGCCTGCCTCGATCGGCGGAGCAGGCATCGGAACGGGAGTTGCCTTGCATTTCTCCGGGGGAAGCGGGGCCATGTCCACCGTCTTGGGGATCGCGGTGGCTTTCGAGGGGCTGCTTCGCATCGGACGATTGATTCTGCGCACTCGGTTGGGCAGGCAAGGTCTGCTGAGGCGAAACCTAATCACGCTTTTTTTTACTGTCAACAACCCCCGCGAAAAATTTTCACATTGGCGCCGTCCCGGACACCGTCTCCAGCGTCCTCGTTTCGCTTCCGCAGACACCGCTGGCGTGCGCAACACGACCGCCACGCGCGCCACTGCGTGCGCGCGCGCTCAAGAAAAAACACTTGAAATAAGCACTCTGCGTAGATGCGTGCCATTCCTGCGCCACCTCGCGCACGCACCCGGGCTACGTATCGCAGCGGCCTGCCGCGCCACCACAACGGGGCCGCAACGAGGCAGGAAAAGTTTTCACATTCGAACGCGCCGGCGCGGGGTGGAAACGCGGATTTGCGCAAAACTGCGCGCGTCCGAAGACACCCTTCCGAAGCGTCTGATGCCGCGTCGTGGGTGTGCAGCGAACCGGGCGTCATGAGTCCGGCGCGGTCGCCGGAACGAAAACGGCCACCCGAAGGTGGCCGTTTTCAAACCAGGAAACAACGACTCAGTGGTCGTCGTTCTCCAGGACTTCGGCGTAAGCGTCCGGGTCCAGCAGCTCGTTGATCTCTTCGGCGTTGGACAGTTCGACCACGAACATCCAGCCCTCGCCGTAGGCATCTTCGTTGATGGTTTCCGGCTTGTCGGACAGCGCCGAGTTGACCTCGACGACCTTGCCGCTGATCGGGCTGTAGACGTCCGAGGCCGCCTTCACCGACTCGACGACAGCGATCTGCTCGCCGGCCTTGGCGTCGGCGCCGACCTCCGGCAGTTCGACGTAGACCAGGTCACCCAGCAGGCCCTGGGCGTGGTCGGAAATACCGACGGTAACGCGGCCATTGCCTTCGACACGGGCCCACTCGTGGGACTTGAGGAACTTGAGGTCGCCGGGGATCTCGCTCATGGGACTGCTCCAGGATTTGCAGGGGGTGGAAAAAACGGGGCTAGTGTAACCAACCGGCCGCCACTGCTGTCAGTGACGTCCGGCACGTTCGGATCAGGCGTCGGCGAGCACGCCGGGCTGGGCCTGGCCTTCGCGCACGAAGGGGAACTTGACCACGCGCACCGGCACCTGCCGGCCACGGATATCGACCGTGACCTGGCCGAGGTCACCTGCCGGCACGCGGGCAAAGGCGATGCCCTTGGCCAGCGTCGGCGAGAAGGTGCCGGACAGGATTTCGCCCTGGCCGCCGGCCGTGGTGACCACCTGGCCGTGGCGCAGGACACCCTTCTCGTCCATCACCAGGCCGATCATCTGCCGCGCATTGCCGGCGGCCTTCTGCGCTTCCAACACGTCGCGACCGATGAAGTCACGGCCTTCGTCCAGCGACACCGTCCAGGCCAGTGCGGCTTCGTACGGGCTGATGGCTTCGTCCATGTCCTGGCCGTACAGATTCATGCCGGCCTCCAGGCGCAGGGTGTCGCGGGCACCGAGGCCCGCCGGCTTCACGCCTGCAGACAGCAGGCGGTTCCAGAACCCGACCACGGCCTCCTGCGGCAGCAGGATCTCGAAACCGTCCTCACCGGTGTAACCGGTACGGGCAACGAACAGTTCGACGCCCTCATCGGACCGCACCTGCAGCGCGGCGAAGCGGCCGAGCTTGCCCAGCGCCTCGCGGTCGGCGGCGCCGACCAGGCCGATGACGAGCTCGCGCGCCTGCGGCCCCTGCACGGCGAGGATGGCCAGGTCAGGGCGCTGTTCAACGGACACGTTGAACGGAGCGGCCTGCGCACGCAGCCAGGCCAGATCCTTCTCGCGGGTGGAGGCGTTGACCACCATGCGGAAGAAGTCCTCGCCCAGGTAATAGACGATGAGGTCATCGATGACGCCGCCTTCGGCATTGAGCATGCACGAGTACAGCGCCTTGCCCGGCACCTTCAGCTTGTCGATGGAATTGGCCAGCAGGCGGCGCAGGAACGGCTTGACCTGCTCGCCGCGCAGGTCCACCACGGTCATGTGGCTGACATCGAACACGCCGGCCTCGCGACGCACCAGATGGTGCTCGTCCAGCTGCGAGCCGTAGTGGATGGGCATGTCCCAACCCCCGAAATCGACCATC harbors:
- a CDS encoding serine hydrolase domain-containing protein yields the protein MKKNSLRRPIRSAATGLLGMLMPVALSTTAQTPPALPPMPANIESAAAPAVAHTQPAAYRTGLTPQVQAPAPGFNVANIESMAQQLTYGERVPGMAVAIVQGGRVLSARGYGVTDVNNPLPVDAHTVFRLASLSKAFAGTMAGLLVNDGTLRWDSKVTDYVPGFRLNSPEATERLTVADVLSHRVGLPYNAYDRDIEGNAEYYALTQKLANTSLKCLPGDCYAYQNVAFSLIGDVVYAASGSFYEQAVERRIFKPLGMNDASLGLAGIQASSRWARPHVRSRNGWVSLTPKPTYYRVAPAAGVNASASDMAQWLLAHTGHRPDVLPAPLLATLHSSLINTPGEMRSGWRRERLHSAGYALGWRTFDYAGHDVVFHAGAVQGYRGLVALVPERDLGIAIMWNGESGLPSGLLPTVLDSALGLPSQRWLDVDTDFGSDNLMAEGASPAQQDKRKGKGASSNRAVASPR
- a CDS encoding histone, whose protein sequence is MATKKAAKKKPAAKKAVKKVAKKAAAKKAVKKVAKKATAKKAVKKAAKKVAKKTTAKKAVKKAAKKVAKKPAKKTAKKAVKKVAKKAAKKTAKKAAKKTTARKPAKKVAKKATKKAVKKVAKKAAKKATKKAAPKKAAKKVAKRKPAARKKKAAPVALPATPAPLI
- the gcvH gene encoding glycine cleavage system protein GcvH, with the translated sequence MSEIPGDLKFLKSHEWARVEGNGRVTVGISDHAQGLLGDLVYVELPEVGADAKAGEQIAVVESVKAASDVYSPISGKVVEVNSALSDKPETINEDAYGEGWMFVVELSNAEEINELLDPDAYAEVLENDDH
- a CDS encoding NTP/NDP exchange transporter gives rise to the protein MSSVQDGRPLRGLLAALRESPALWWSFLYFFCLLSGYYVLRPVREAMAASADLETVFPPVLIAWFASHGIALKDFVLQFLFSCVFVIMLVLQPVYGWLVSRFPRRVFLPAVYGFFIATLLGFYALFDSGVPGRGMAFFFWVMVFNLFAVAVFWSFMADVFSNVQARAYYGYIGAAGTLGAFLGPIITSALVQRVGIANLMLVSAGFLIVCLLCIWRLRHWAVLREREQQLVSGEQPMGGSVLDGLKLIAREPLLRWLAIMVVFGVGVGTLLYNQQASIVRASFTDPAASTAFFSRIDLAVNALALLMQLGLTRWLLSRHGIAPALLIPGFAILIGFSVLAASPMPLMVAVVQVMTRASEFALAKPARETIYTRVDRQWRYKAGAAIDTVVYRGADLSFTWVHKGLALFGSHVVFIGGVAVAAFMTLAAFGVLREEKKLPRDR
- a CDS encoding DUF1304 domain-containing protein, with protein sequence MSWIALLLTLLVAALHVYFLVLEMFLWTRPLGLKTFRNTPEKAQTTQVLAANQGLYNGFLAAGIVAGLVMAQPVLVTFSLACVVVAGCYGAYSVSRRIFMIQALPAILALMLRALV
- the gcvT gene encoding glycine cleavage system aminomethyltransferase GcvT, with amino-acid sequence MTQKTLLNDTHRALGAKMVDFGGWDMPIHYGSQLDEHHLVRREAGVFDVSHMTVVDLRGEQVKPFLRRLLANSIDKLKVPGKALYSCMLNAEGGVIDDLIVYYLGEDFFRMVVNASTREKDLAWLRAQAAPFNVSVEQRPDLAILAVQGPQARELVIGLVGAADREALGKLGRFAALQVRSDEGVELFVARTGYTGEDGFEILLPQEAVVGFWNRLLSAGVKPAGLGARDTLRLEAGMNLYGQDMDEAISPYEAALAWTVSLDEGRDFIGRDVLEAQKAAGNARQMIGLVMDEKGVLRHGQVVTTAGGQGEILSGTFSPTLAKGIAFARVPAGDLGQVTVDIRGRQVPVRVVKFPFVREGQAQPGVLADA
- a CDS encoding hotdog fold domain-containing protein, which codes for MSTPLLSLYNRLQRWPAGTWLFSRAVCFKAPYFASIAPRITRLENGRCEGTLADRRRVHNHIGTVHAIAMCNLAELTAGLMVDASLPKGMRWIPKGMQVQYLAKARGTLQAVALPAQPIVVAAQGYALPVTVSVRDRAGTEVFSAVIDMWMSPAK